A genome region from Setaria italica strain Yugu1 chromosome III, Setaria_italica_v2.0, whole genome shotgun sequence includes the following:
- the LOC101781849 gene encoding protein CHUP1, chloroplastic, with translation MPKPGGCSSSSSGRGGSGGGGPSGGDAKDLPQLLLRVGVAVTLSVAGLLFSRRQRPPRQLLLPPPPPPSESDDAPSMKARTGLKELRILKNEDTRAKIISGNSVHTTTTTTTTTTTALVPLAPKCRSIADDEGYLLPEFNEMVLKEFCRDIDSIPTTPAARVREDVSNDHEIHKLRDLVRSLQEREKTLELQLLEYYGLQEQDAAVRELENQLKINNVESKLYSLKVESLQSENQELQAQLSENSKIISELEATRAKCKLLKKKLALDAEQSKEKVTSLQKTVDSLQHKETDEVNNHIEVENKLKRLEELEKEATELRATNSRLQQENAHLIRRLELTRLPPVPKPKNSMEVKALEEADRLKQENEKLAKEIEQLQSDRFADVEELVYLKWINACLRYELRNKDAPSGKTVARDLNKTLSPKSELKAKQLIMEYANAGAEDSHLSHVEFGSECSSSRASSGEPDDVSIDVAAMTKHKNPKKKKFFSKLRKLVLGKGKENHEVSTLERRVSISSCSFDDLTGRDSHDSYSSFMAEPNVPDSQRHGDHGFSTHSSLHSVKSCPVGTETGNERSDHSDVKSISSREERVNSFGHSARLDSGKAIPVDAEIHKFADALSTSRSGSMSSRRSSSFRH, from the exons ATGCCCAAGCCTGGaggttgcagcagcagcagcagcggccgcggagggagtggtggtggtgggccgaGCGGCGGGGACGCCAAGGACTTGCCGCAGCTTTTGCTCAGGGTGGGCGTCGCCGTCACGCTCTCCGTCGCTGGGCTGCTCTTCTCGCGGCGCCAGCGGCCGCCCCGGCAGCTCCTGCtgccaccccctcctcctccctcag AGTCGGATGATGCCCCAAGCATGAAGGCCAGAACAGGGCTCAAGGAGCTGAGGATCCTCAAAAAT GAGGACACCAGGGCAAAAATCATCAGTGGAAACTCTGTTCACACAACCACTACAACCACAacgaccaccaccacagccTTAGTGCCATTGGCCCCCAAATGCAGAAGCATTGCCGATGATGAAGGATACCTCCTTCCAGAGTTCAATGAAATGGTTCTCAAAGAATTTTGCCGAGACATAGACAGTATCCCAACCACACCTGCAGCAAGAGTAAGGGAAGATGTATCTAATGACCATGAAATCCACAAGCTTAGAGATTTGGTGAGATCCCTGCAAGAAAGGGAGAAGACCCTGGAGCTACAGCTTCTGGAGTATTACGGTTTACAGGAGCAAGATGCCGCAGTGAGGGAGCTTGAGAATCAGCTGAAGATTAACAATGTCGAATCCAAGCTGTACTCATTGAAGGTCGAATCTTTACAGTCTGAAAACCAGGAGCTGCAAGCACAGTTGTCAGAGAACTCAAAGATAATCTCTGAGCTTGAGGCGACAAGAGCGAAGTGCAAGTTGCTAAAGAAGAAGTTGGCATTGGATGCAGAACAGTCAAAGGAGAAAGTGACTTCCCTTCAGAAAACAGTCGATTCATTGCAGCACAAAGAGACTGATGAGGTGAACAATCATATTGAGGTTGAGAATAAATTGAAGAGGCTAGAGGAGCTGGAAAAGGAGGCAACAGAGCTTAGAGCTACGAATTCAAGGCTGCAGCAGGAGAATGCACATCTTATTAGGAGACTGGAGCTTACACGCCTACCCCCTGTACCCAAGCCTAAAAATAGCATGGAG GTAAAAGCATTGGAGGAGGCTGATCGGTTGAAGCAAGAAAACGAGAAGTTGGCTAAAGAGATTGAACAACTGCAGAGTGACAGGTTTGCAGATGTTGAAGAATTGGTATATCTGAAATGGATAAATGCCTGCCTACGGTATGAGCTGAGAAACAAGGATGCTCCATCAGGGAAGACTGTTGCACGGGATCTTAACAAGACCCTGAGCCCTAAGTCTGAACTGAAGGCCAAGCAGCTGATAATGGAATATGCCAACGCTGGTGCGGAGGACAGTCACTTGAGCCATGTTGAATTTGGTTCAGAATGCTCTTCTTCACGGGCATCGTCAGGTGAACCGGATGATGTATCAATTGATGTCGCTGCGATGACAAAGCATAAAAACCCGAAGAAGAAAAAGTTCTTCTCTAAGCTTCGAAAACTGGTGCTTggaaaaggaaaggagaacCATGAAGTTTCTACTCTGGAAAGGAGAGTATCTATTTCAAGCTGTTCATTCGATGACTTAACTGGAAGGGATTCACATGATAGCTATTCTTCATTCATGGCAGAACCAAATGTACCTGATAGTCAACGACATGGCGATCATGGCTTCAGTACGCATTCTTCTTTGCACAGTGTGAAATCTTGTCCTGTTGGAACAGAAACTGGAAATGAGAGAAGTGATCATTCTGATGTGAAGAGTATATCTTCTAGAGAGGAAAGGGTAAATTCGTTTGGTCACAGTGCTCGCCTTGATAGCGGCAAGGCCATACCTGTGGATGCGGAGATCCATAAATTTGCCGATGCACTGAGCACATCAAGGTCAGGTTCCATGTCATCAAGAAGGTCGTCGTCCTTCCGACACTGA
- the LOC101782248 gene encoding pseudo histidine-containing phosphotransfer protein 2 produces the protein MDYSNLRRQIISMKKSLFDQGYLDEQFNHLEDLQDDSSPNFVEEVVALFFKDSSRLLTNIEQALEKYPQDFYRLDSLVHQFKGSGSSIGALRMKNACSMFKAHCDGRNLEGCRRSLQKMKREHATLKQKMETYFQLLRQVGPRERAVNSCK, from the exons ATGGACTACTCAAATTTGCGGCGCCAGATCATCTCCATGAAGAAAAGCCTCTTCGATCAG GGTTACCTGGATGAACAGTTTAATCATCTGGAAGATCTGCAGGATGATTCAAGCCCCAATTTTGTTGAGGAAGTAGTGGCTTTGTTTTTCAAAGATTCATCAAGGTTGTTGACAAACATAGAACAAGCACT TGAGAAGTACCCTCAGGATTTCTACCGGTTGGATTCTTTGGTGCACCAGTTCAAAGGCAGTGGATCAAG CATCGGTGCTCTGAGGATGAAAAATGCGTGCTCCATGTTTAAAGCACACTGCGATGGCAGGAATCTCGAAGG ATGCCGCAGGTCGCTccagaagatgaagagggagcATGCCACTCTGAAGCAGAAGATGGAGACATATTTTCAG TTGCTGAGGCAAGTCGGTCCTCGAGAACGCGCGGTGAACTCATGCAAGTAA